Proteins co-encoded in one Rhopalosiphum maidis isolate BTI-1 chromosome 2, ASM367621v3, whole genome shotgun sequence genomic window:
- the LOC113554801 gene encoding serine/arginine repetitive matrix protein 2 isoform X5 has translation MYNGIGLATARGSGTNGYVQRNWAAIKKVKDQTSFKTEEELAKIDSAANRQPNQELLDHDRKRKVELKCIELEQSLEDQGFSQDEIIKKINTFRVTLLGKQKNTTEYDECGRPILFYERNNYKYSVRDSHQFADEQLKKNARLRDAFGISEFFIEGSSLDPERKIKEAALAQLKALQVDQALEQTQMNEDTSTNKDSSIANELQFKSPKHKKRKKKKSKSHKSDKEKGSEKKKSKKHKKKHNSSSEDSPRIDEVKGNKNLSQVKSKYDNDDKTNKITETKKKFEFENSHKKYTRDNDKVIEFKYKSDWEDFRKKDSKLEDTKNLKKDKITEELSKPKSKDTTNDSKKQENSPRHKTPIKERDRDRERDYDKYSYRQQRNRDDIKSNKEKSDKKSDRADSKYSSKKRNSRTPIKELKKKPIQPEKLTCISADSDSDKSCYTPPPKSLNAKLSQSKNNEEKNLKSTKYTFSLREDSEERLVVTKPNGSNNNLKSALPNSENQHKKLETRKTNDRSDQVFLDSSSSENGGLEEDIDLNIIKEITTEKIKKVFELHEKQEQALLLLKKKLMEKKRKVRTSSSSSESSDEEPVKKKSVKRKRVKRSSSSNSDVNTRKKSKRSRSSSSSSSASDTSADHHKSLKRSKDKYSKKKSSRRRAKEDSTSRSRSRSVSISSNEQLHKKRVSSSEESSPRRKHKSSKRKRSSRRQRSSDSSCSSRSSPCYKNKRRYSTSRSRSTSISSSSHYSRSSSSSQDSSSSGSSRSSKSRSASIPRRRGSPSFLDRRRITRFVKF, from the exons ATGTACAACGGAATTGGTTTGGCAACAGCCCGCGGATCGGGAACCAACGGTTATGTACAGCGGAATTGGGCGGCCATTAAGAAAGTCAAAGATCAGACGTCATTCAAGACCGAAGAGGAGTTGGCCAAAATAGATTCTGCCGCCAACCGCCAACCCAACCAGGAGCTGTTGGATCACGACCGTAAGCGAAAGGTCGAGCTAAAATGCATTGAACTCGAACAATCTTTGGAAGACCAAGG tttttccCAAGatgaaattatcaaaaaaattaacactttTAGAGTTACATTATTGGGCAAACAAAAGAATACAACTGAATATGATGAATGTGGTAGACCtat ATTATTCTACGAAAGAAATAACTACAAGTACag tgttaggGATTCTCATCAATTTGCTGATGAACAGTTAAAAAAGAATGCAAGACTAAGAGATGCTTTTGGTATAtcagaattttttattgaaggcTCTAGCTTAGATCcagaacgaaaaataaaagaagCGGCTCTGGCCCAGTTAAAGGCGTTGCAGGTGGATCAAGCACTTGAACAAACACAAATGAATGAAGACACCTCAACAAATAAAGACAGCAGTATTGCAAACGAACTACA gtTTAAAAGTCCTAAGCATAAAAAACGAAAGAAGAAGAAGTCAAAATCTCATAAAAGTGACAA AGAAAAGGGAAgtgaaaagaaaaaatcaaaaaaacataaaaagaaaCATAACTCTTCATCCGAAGATAGTCCAAG aaTTGATGAAGTAAAAGGCAACAAGAATTTGTCTCAAGTTAAATCTAAGTATGACAATGATgataaaactaataagataaccgaaactaaaaaaaaatttgagtttGAAAAtagccataaaaaatatacaagagaCAATGATAAGGTAATAGAATTCAAGTATAAAAGTGATTGGGAGGATTTCCGTAAAAAAGATtctaaactagaagatactaaaaacttgaaaaaagataaaattactGAAGAACTCAGCAAACCAAAGTCTAAAGACACTACTAATGATtctaaaaaacaagaaaattcTCCTAGACATAAAACACCAATAAAAGAACGTGATCGGGATAGAGAGAGAGATTATGATAAATACTCATATAGGCAACAGCGAAATCGTGATgacattaaatcaaataaagaaaaatctgATAAAAAATCTGATAGAGCAGACTCAAAATACAGTTCTAAGAAAAGGAATTCAAGAACTCCTATTAAAGAATTGAAGAAAAAACCAATTCAACCTGAGAAATTAACTTGCATTTCAGCTGATAGTGATAGTGACAAGTCATGTTATACACCTCCTCCCAAAAGTTTGAATGCTAAATTGAgtcaatcaaaaaataatgaagaaaaaaatttaaagagtactaaatatacattttcattgcGTGAGGATAGTGAAGAACGTTTAGTTGTAACCAAACCTAATGGAAGtaataacaacttaaaatCAGCATTACCAAATAGTGAAAATCAACATAAGAAACTTGAAACTCGAAAAACGAATGATCGTTCAGATCaagtatttttagattctagTTCAAGCGAAAATGGTGGGTTAGAAGaagatattgatttaaatattattaaagaaataactactgagaaaataaaaaaagtatttgagtTACACGAAAAACAAGAGCAAGCACTGcttcttctaaaaaaaaaactaatggaGAAAAAACGTAAAGTTAGAACTTCTTCTAGTTCAAGTGAGAGCTCGGATGAAGAACCTGTCAAAAAGAAAAGTGTTAAACGGAAACGTGTTAAACGTTCGTCATCTAGTAACAG tgATGTGAATACTAGAAAAAAGTCCAAGCGTTCACGCTCTAGTAGCAGCAGTAGCAGTGCAAGTGACACAAGTGCTGATCatcataaatcattaaaacgatctaaagataaatattcaaagaaaAAGTCATCACGTCGTCGTGCTAAAGAAGATAGTACATCTCGATCTCGATCTCGATCGGTTTCAATTAGCTCAAATGAACAGTTACATAAGAAACGAGTTTCTTCAAGTGAAGAATCAAGTCCTAGGCGTAAGCACAAATCATCCAAACGCAAACGTTCATCTCGGAGACAAAGGAGCAGTGATAGTAGTTGCAGCAGTAGATCATCaccatgttataaaaataaaagacgtTATAGTACAAGCCGTTCACGTTCGACTAGTATTTCATCAAGCAGTCATTACTCTCGCAGTTCTAGTTCAAGCCAGGACTCAAGCAGTTCTGGGTCTAGTCGTAGTTCAAAGTCTCGATCTGCATCTATACCTAGGCGACGGGGGTCGCCTAGTTTTTTGGATCGAAGACGAATTACAag atttgttaagttttga
- the LOC113554801 gene encoding serine/arginine repetitive matrix protein 2 isoform X1 produces the protein MYNGIGLATARGSGTNGYVQRNWAAIKKVKDQTSFKTEEELAKIDSAANRQPNQELLDHDRKRKVELKCIELEQSLEDQGFSQDEIIKKINTFRVTLLGKQKNTTEYDECGRPILFYERNNYKYSVRDSHQFADEQLKKNARLRDAFGISEFFIEGSSLDPERKIKEAALAQLKALQVDQALEQTQMNEDTSTNKDSSIANELQFKSPKHKKRKKKKSKSHKSDKEKGSEKKKSKKHKKKHNSSSEDSPRIDEVKGNKNLSQVKSKYDNDDKTNKITETKKKFEFENSHKKYTRDNDKVIEFKYKSDWEDFRKKDSKLEDTKNLKKDKITEELSKPKSKDTTNDSKKQENSPRHKTPIKERDRDRERDYDKYSYRQQRNRDDIKSNKEKSDKKSDRADSKYSSKKRNSRTPIKELKKKPIQPEKLTCISADSDSDKSCYTPPPKSLNAKLSQSKNNEEKNLKSTKYTFSLREDSEERLVVTKPNGSNNNLKSALPNSENQHKKLETRKTNDRSDQVFLDSSSSENGGLEEDIDLNIIKEITTEKIKKVFELHEKQEQALLLLKKKLMEKKRKVRTSSSSSESSDEEPVKKKSVKRKRVKRSSSSNSDVNTRKKSKRSRSSSSSSSASDTSADHHKSLKRSKDKYSKKKSSRRRAKEDSTSRSRSRSVSISSNEQLHKKRVSSSEESSPRRKHKSSKRKRSSRRQRSSDSSCSSRSSPCYKNKRRYSTSRSRSTSISSSSHYSRSSSSSQDSSSSGSSRSSKSRSASIPRRRGSPSFLDRRRITRLEHSARKRPIPYTRLTPFSTNSDTDSVISVHDSPIAESH, from the exons ATGTACAACGGAATTGGTTTGGCAACAGCCCGCGGATCGGGAACCAACGGTTATGTACAGCGGAATTGGGCGGCCATTAAGAAAGTCAAAGATCAGACGTCATTCAAGACCGAAGAGGAGTTGGCCAAAATAGATTCTGCCGCCAACCGCCAACCCAACCAGGAGCTGTTGGATCACGACCGTAAGCGAAAGGTCGAGCTAAAATGCATTGAACTCGAACAATCTTTGGAAGACCAAGG tttttccCAAGatgaaattatcaaaaaaattaacactttTAGAGTTACATTATTGGGCAAACAAAAGAATACAACTGAATATGATGAATGTGGTAGACCtat ATTATTCTACGAAAGAAATAACTACAAGTACag tgttaggGATTCTCATCAATTTGCTGATGAACAGTTAAAAAAGAATGCAAGACTAAGAGATGCTTTTGGTATAtcagaattttttattgaaggcTCTAGCTTAGATCcagaacgaaaaataaaagaagCGGCTCTGGCCCAGTTAAAGGCGTTGCAGGTGGATCAAGCACTTGAACAAACACAAATGAATGAAGACACCTCAACAAATAAAGACAGCAGTATTGCAAACGAACTACA gtTTAAAAGTCCTAAGCATAAAAAACGAAAGAAGAAGAAGTCAAAATCTCATAAAAGTGACAA AGAAAAGGGAAgtgaaaagaaaaaatcaaaaaaacataaaaagaaaCATAACTCTTCATCCGAAGATAGTCCAAG aaTTGATGAAGTAAAAGGCAACAAGAATTTGTCTCAAGTTAAATCTAAGTATGACAATGATgataaaactaataagataaccgaaactaaaaaaaaatttgagtttGAAAAtagccataaaaaatatacaagagaCAATGATAAGGTAATAGAATTCAAGTATAAAAGTGATTGGGAGGATTTCCGTAAAAAAGATtctaaactagaagatactaaaaacttgaaaaaagataaaattactGAAGAACTCAGCAAACCAAAGTCTAAAGACACTACTAATGATtctaaaaaacaagaaaattcTCCTAGACATAAAACACCAATAAAAGAACGTGATCGGGATAGAGAGAGAGATTATGATAAATACTCATATAGGCAACAGCGAAATCGTGATgacattaaatcaaataaagaaaaatctgATAAAAAATCTGATAGAGCAGACTCAAAATACAGTTCTAAGAAAAGGAATTCAAGAACTCCTATTAAAGAATTGAAGAAAAAACCAATTCAACCTGAGAAATTAACTTGCATTTCAGCTGATAGTGATAGTGACAAGTCATGTTATACACCTCCTCCCAAAAGTTTGAATGCTAAATTGAgtcaatcaaaaaataatgaagaaaaaaatttaaagagtactaaatatacattttcattgcGTGAGGATAGTGAAGAACGTTTAGTTGTAACCAAACCTAATGGAAGtaataacaacttaaaatCAGCATTACCAAATAGTGAAAATCAACATAAGAAACTTGAAACTCGAAAAACGAATGATCGTTCAGATCaagtatttttagattctagTTCAAGCGAAAATGGTGGGTTAGAAGaagatattgatttaaatattattaaagaaataactactgagaaaataaaaaaagtatttgagtTACACGAAAAACAAGAGCAAGCACTGcttcttctaaaaaaaaaactaatggaGAAAAAACGTAAAGTTAGAACTTCTTCTAGTTCAAGTGAGAGCTCGGATGAAGAACCTGTCAAAAAGAAAAGTGTTAAACGGAAACGTGTTAAACGTTCGTCATCTAGTAACAG tgATGTGAATACTAGAAAAAAGTCCAAGCGTTCACGCTCTAGTAGCAGCAGTAGCAGTGCAAGTGACACAAGTGCTGATCatcataaatcattaaaacgatctaaagataaatattcaaagaaaAAGTCATCACGTCGTCGTGCTAAAGAAGATAGTACATCTCGATCTCGATCTCGATCGGTTTCAATTAGCTCAAATGAACAGTTACATAAGAAACGAGTTTCTTCAAGTGAAGAATCAAGTCCTAGGCGTAAGCACAAATCATCCAAACGCAAACGTTCATCTCGGAGACAAAGGAGCAGTGATAGTAGTTGCAGCAGTAGATCATCaccatgttataaaaataaaagacgtTATAGTACAAGCCGTTCACGTTCGACTAGTATTTCATCAAGCAGTCATTACTCTCGCAGTTCTAGTTCAAGCCAGGACTCAAGCAGTTCTGGGTCTAGTCGTAGTTCAAAGTCTCGATCTGCATCTATACCTAGGCGACGGGGGTCGCCTAGTTTTTTGGATCGAAGACGAATTACAag ACTGGAACACAG tgcGAGAAAAAGACCCATCCCATACACAAGACTAACGCCGTTTTCCACCAATTCTGATACGGATAGTGTCATCAGCGTGCACGACTCACCAATTGCTGAGAGCCACTAA
- the LOC113554801 gene encoding serine/arginine repetitive matrix protein 3 isoform X2 — protein MYNGIGLATARGSGTNGYVQRNWAAIKKVKDQTSFKTEEELAKIDSAANRQPNQELLDHDRKRKVELKCIELEQSLEDQGFSQDEIIKKINTFRVTLLGKQKNTTEYDECGRPILFYERNNYKYSVRDSHQFADEQLKKNARLRDAFGISEFFIEGSSLDPERKIKEAALAQLKALQVDQALEQTQMNEDTSTNKDSSIANELQFKSPKHKKRKKKKSKSHKSDKEKGSEKKKSKKHKKKHNSSSEDSPRIDEVKGNKNLSQVKSKYDNDDKTNKITETKKKFEFENSHKKYTRDNDKVIEFKYKSDWEDFRKKDSKLEDTKNLKKDKITEELSKPKSKDTTNDSKKQENSPRHKTPIKERDRDRERDYDKYSYRQQRNRDDIKSNKEKSDKKSDRADSKYSSKKRNSRTPIKELKKKPIQPEKLTCISADSDSDKSCYTPPPKSLNAKLSQSKNNEEKNLKSTKYTFSLREDSEERLVVTKPNGSNNNLKSALPNSENQHKKLETRKTNDRSDQVFLDSSSSENGGLEEDIDLNIIKEITTEKIKKVFELHEKQEQALLLLKKKLMEKKRKVRTSSSSSESSDEEPVKKKSVKRKRVKRSSSSNSDVNTRKKSKRSRSSSSSSSASDTSADHHKSLKRSKDKYSKKKSSRRRAKEDSTSRSRSRSVSISSNEQLHKKRVSSSEESSPRRKHKSSKRKRSSRRQRSSDSSCSSRSSPCYKNKRRYSTSRSRSTSISSSSHYSRSSSSSQDSSSSGSSRSSKSRSASIPRRRGSPSFLDRRRITSARKRPIPYTRLTPFSTNSDTDSVISVHDSPIAESH, from the exons ATGTACAACGGAATTGGTTTGGCAACAGCCCGCGGATCGGGAACCAACGGTTATGTACAGCGGAATTGGGCGGCCATTAAGAAAGTCAAAGATCAGACGTCATTCAAGACCGAAGAGGAGTTGGCCAAAATAGATTCTGCCGCCAACCGCCAACCCAACCAGGAGCTGTTGGATCACGACCGTAAGCGAAAGGTCGAGCTAAAATGCATTGAACTCGAACAATCTTTGGAAGACCAAGG tttttccCAAGatgaaattatcaaaaaaattaacactttTAGAGTTACATTATTGGGCAAACAAAAGAATACAACTGAATATGATGAATGTGGTAGACCtat ATTATTCTACGAAAGAAATAACTACAAGTACag tgttaggGATTCTCATCAATTTGCTGATGAACAGTTAAAAAAGAATGCAAGACTAAGAGATGCTTTTGGTATAtcagaattttttattgaaggcTCTAGCTTAGATCcagaacgaaaaataaaagaagCGGCTCTGGCCCAGTTAAAGGCGTTGCAGGTGGATCAAGCACTTGAACAAACACAAATGAATGAAGACACCTCAACAAATAAAGACAGCAGTATTGCAAACGAACTACA gtTTAAAAGTCCTAAGCATAAAAAACGAAAGAAGAAGAAGTCAAAATCTCATAAAAGTGACAA AGAAAAGGGAAgtgaaaagaaaaaatcaaaaaaacataaaaagaaaCATAACTCTTCATCCGAAGATAGTCCAAG aaTTGATGAAGTAAAAGGCAACAAGAATTTGTCTCAAGTTAAATCTAAGTATGACAATGATgataaaactaataagataaccgaaactaaaaaaaaatttgagtttGAAAAtagccataaaaaatatacaagagaCAATGATAAGGTAATAGAATTCAAGTATAAAAGTGATTGGGAGGATTTCCGTAAAAAAGATtctaaactagaagatactaaaaacttgaaaaaagataaaattactGAAGAACTCAGCAAACCAAAGTCTAAAGACACTACTAATGATtctaaaaaacaagaaaattcTCCTAGACATAAAACACCAATAAAAGAACGTGATCGGGATAGAGAGAGAGATTATGATAAATACTCATATAGGCAACAGCGAAATCGTGATgacattaaatcaaataaagaaaaatctgATAAAAAATCTGATAGAGCAGACTCAAAATACAGTTCTAAGAAAAGGAATTCAAGAACTCCTATTAAAGAATTGAAGAAAAAACCAATTCAACCTGAGAAATTAACTTGCATTTCAGCTGATAGTGATAGTGACAAGTCATGTTATACACCTCCTCCCAAAAGTTTGAATGCTAAATTGAgtcaatcaaaaaataatgaagaaaaaaatttaaagagtactaaatatacattttcattgcGTGAGGATAGTGAAGAACGTTTAGTTGTAACCAAACCTAATGGAAGtaataacaacttaaaatCAGCATTACCAAATAGTGAAAATCAACATAAGAAACTTGAAACTCGAAAAACGAATGATCGTTCAGATCaagtatttttagattctagTTCAAGCGAAAATGGTGGGTTAGAAGaagatattgatttaaatattattaaagaaataactactgagaaaataaaaaaagtatttgagtTACACGAAAAACAAGAGCAAGCACTGcttcttctaaaaaaaaaactaatggaGAAAAAACGTAAAGTTAGAACTTCTTCTAGTTCAAGTGAGAGCTCGGATGAAGAACCTGTCAAAAAGAAAAGTGTTAAACGGAAACGTGTTAAACGTTCGTCATCTAGTAACAG tgATGTGAATACTAGAAAAAAGTCCAAGCGTTCACGCTCTAGTAGCAGCAGTAGCAGTGCAAGTGACACAAGTGCTGATCatcataaatcattaaaacgatctaaagataaatattcaaagaaaAAGTCATCACGTCGTCGTGCTAAAGAAGATAGTACATCTCGATCTCGATCTCGATCGGTTTCAATTAGCTCAAATGAACAGTTACATAAGAAACGAGTTTCTTCAAGTGAAGAATCAAGTCCTAGGCGTAAGCACAAATCATCCAAACGCAAACGTTCATCTCGGAGACAAAGGAGCAGTGATAGTAGTTGCAGCAGTAGATCATCaccatgttataaaaataaaagacgtTATAGTACAAGCCGTTCACGTTCGACTAGTATTTCATCAAGCAGTCATTACTCTCGCAGTTCTAGTTCAAGCCAGGACTCAAGCAGTTCTGGGTCTAGTCGTAGTTCAAAGTCTCGATCTGCATCTATACCTAGGCGACGGGGGTCGCCTAGTTTTTTGGATCGAAGACGAATTACAag tgcGAGAAAAAGACCCATCCCATACACAAGACTAACGCCGTTTTCCACCAATTCTGATACGGATAGTGTCATCAGCGTGCACGACTCACCAATTGCTGAGAGCCACTAA
- the LOC113554801 gene encoding serine/arginine repetitive matrix protein 2 isoform X4 gives MYNGIGLATARGSGTNGYVQRNWAAIKKVKDQTSFKTEEELAKIDSAANRQPNQELLDHDRKRKVELKCIELEQSLEDQGFSQDEIIKKINTFRVTLLGKQKNTTEYDECGRPIVRDSHQFADEQLKKNARLRDAFGISEFFIEGSSLDPERKIKEAALAQLKALQVDQALEQTQMNEDTSTNKDSSIANELQFKSPKHKKRKKKKSKSHKSDKEKGSEKKKSKKHKKKHNSSSEDSPRIDEVKGNKNLSQVKSKYDNDDKTNKITETKKKFEFENSHKKYTRDNDKVIEFKYKSDWEDFRKKDSKLEDTKNLKKDKITEELSKPKSKDTTNDSKKQENSPRHKTPIKERDRDRERDYDKYSYRQQRNRDDIKSNKEKSDKKSDRADSKYSSKKRNSRTPIKELKKKPIQPEKLTCISADSDSDKSCYTPPPKSLNAKLSQSKNNEEKNLKSTKYTFSLREDSEERLVVTKPNGSNNNLKSALPNSENQHKKLETRKTNDRSDQVFLDSSSSENGGLEEDIDLNIIKEITTEKIKKVFELHEKQEQALLLLKKKLMEKKRKVRTSSSSSESSDEEPVKKKSVKRKRVKRSSSSNSDVNTRKKSKRSRSSSSSSSASDTSADHHKSLKRSKDKYSKKKSSRRRAKEDSTSRSRSRSVSISSNEQLHKKRVSSSEESSPRRKHKSSKRKRSSRRQRSSDSSCSSRSSPCYKNKRRYSTSRSRSTSISSSSHYSRSSSSSQDSSSSGSSRSSKSRSASIPRRRGSPSFLDRRRITRLEHSARKRPIPYTRLTPFSTNSDTDSVISVHDSPIAESH, from the exons ATGTACAACGGAATTGGTTTGGCAACAGCCCGCGGATCGGGAACCAACGGTTATGTACAGCGGAATTGGGCGGCCATTAAGAAAGTCAAAGATCAGACGTCATTCAAGACCGAAGAGGAGTTGGCCAAAATAGATTCTGCCGCCAACCGCCAACCCAACCAGGAGCTGTTGGATCACGACCGTAAGCGAAAGGTCGAGCTAAAATGCATTGAACTCGAACAATCTTTGGAAGACCAAGG tttttccCAAGatgaaattatcaaaaaaattaacactttTAGAGTTACATTATTGGGCAAACAAAAGAATACAACTGAATATGATGAATGTGGTAGACCtat tgttaggGATTCTCATCAATTTGCTGATGAACAGTTAAAAAAGAATGCAAGACTAAGAGATGCTTTTGGTATAtcagaattttttattgaaggcTCTAGCTTAGATCcagaacgaaaaataaaagaagCGGCTCTGGCCCAGTTAAAGGCGTTGCAGGTGGATCAAGCACTTGAACAAACACAAATGAATGAAGACACCTCAACAAATAAAGACAGCAGTATTGCAAACGAACTACA gtTTAAAAGTCCTAAGCATAAAAAACGAAAGAAGAAGAAGTCAAAATCTCATAAAAGTGACAA AGAAAAGGGAAgtgaaaagaaaaaatcaaaaaaacataaaaagaaaCATAACTCTTCATCCGAAGATAGTCCAAG aaTTGATGAAGTAAAAGGCAACAAGAATTTGTCTCAAGTTAAATCTAAGTATGACAATGATgataaaactaataagataaccgaaactaaaaaaaaatttgagtttGAAAAtagccataaaaaatatacaagagaCAATGATAAGGTAATAGAATTCAAGTATAAAAGTGATTGGGAGGATTTCCGTAAAAAAGATtctaaactagaagatactaaaaacttgaaaaaagataaaattactGAAGAACTCAGCAAACCAAAGTCTAAAGACACTACTAATGATtctaaaaaacaagaaaattcTCCTAGACATAAAACACCAATAAAAGAACGTGATCGGGATAGAGAGAGAGATTATGATAAATACTCATATAGGCAACAGCGAAATCGTGATgacattaaatcaaataaagaaaaatctgATAAAAAATCTGATAGAGCAGACTCAAAATACAGTTCTAAGAAAAGGAATTCAAGAACTCCTATTAAAGAATTGAAGAAAAAACCAATTCAACCTGAGAAATTAACTTGCATTTCAGCTGATAGTGATAGTGACAAGTCATGTTATACACCTCCTCCCAAAAGTTTGAATGCTAAATTGAgtcaatcaaaaaataatgaagaaaaaaatttaaagagtactaaatatacattttcattgcGTGAGGATAGTGAAGAACGTTTAGTTGTAACCAAACCTAATGGAAGtaataacaacttaaaatCAGCATTACCAAATAGTGAAAATCAACATAAGAAACTTGAAACTCGAAAAACGAATGATCGTTCAGATCaagtatttttagattctagTTCAAGCGAAAATGGTGGGTTAGAAGaagatattgatttaaatattattaaagaaataactactgagaaaataaaaaaagtatttgagtTACACGAAAAACAAGAGCAAGCACTGcttcttctaaaaaaaaaactaatggaGAAAAAACGTAAAGTTAGAACTTCTTCTAGTTCAAGTGAGAGCTCGGATGAAGAACCTGTCAAAAAGAAAAGTGTTAAACGGAAACGTGTTAAACGTTCGTCATCTAGTAACAG tgATGTGAATACTAGAAAAAAGTCCAAGCGTTCACGCTCTAGTAGCAGCAGTAGCAGTGCAAGTGACACAAGTGCTGATCatcataaatcattaaaacgatctaaagataaatattcaaagaaaAAGTCATCACGTCGTCGTGCTAAAGAAGATAGTACATCTCGATCTCGATCTCGATCGGTTTCAATTAGCTCAAATGAACAGTTACATAAGAAACGAGTTTCTTCAAGTGAAGAATCAAGTCCTAGGCGTAAGCACAAATCATCCAAACGCAAACGTTCATCTCGGAGACAAAGGAGCAGTGATAGTAGTTGCAGCAGTAGATCATCaccatgttataaaaataaaagacgtTATAGTACAAGCCGTTCACGTTCGACTAGTATTTCATCAAGCAGTCATTACTCTCGCAGTTCTAGTTCAAGCCAGGACTCAAGCAGTTCTGGGTCTAGTCGTAGTTCAAAGTCTCGATCTGCATCTATACCTAGGCGACGGGGGTCGCCTAGTTTTTTGGATCGAAGACGAATTACAag ACTGGAACACAG tgcGAGAAAAAGACCCATCCCATACACAAGACTAACGCCGTTTTCCACCAATTCTGATACGGATAGTGTCATCAGCGTGCACGACTCACCAATTGCTGAGAGCCACTAA